The Thermoanaerobaculia bacterium region GGCGTGCCGTCACCCGGTGTCGCGGTCGTCGTGGCGGCTGCTGCTTACGGCGGGCTGCTCGAGATCGTTCAGGGGCTCTTCACGGCGCGCGACGCCGAGCTCCTGGACATGGCGGCGGGGGCCCTCGGGGCCGCCGTCGCGGTGGGACTCCTGCGCTGGGTGCGACCTCCGAAGGTCCCGGCGTGACTTGGGGGTCGGTCGGCTCGCCACCCCAGGAACTTGCCGTGCCCACCGATTTCTCCCAGAATGCAGGCGAAGTGCCCACATGATGAGAGGTCGAGAGTGAATCCCGCCGGCCCTTCCGTGCTCATCGTGGACGACGATGCGCAGTTGGGCCGGCTGGTCGCGACCGTCGCGGAGAAGTGCGGTTTCGCAGCCCGCGTCGCGTTGAGCGCGCGCGAGGCGTGGCTGGCGCTCGACCCCGAGCCGACGCTGGTGCTGCTCGACCTGAACATGCCCGACGCCGACGGCCTCGAGGTGCTCCGCGAGCTCGCCTCACGGCGCTGTGCGGCGCAGATTCGCGTCTTCAGCGGCACCGATCCGAGGATTCTGCGCTCGGCTGCCCAGCTCGGTCGCGACTTCGGCCTGTCGATGGGCGAACCGCTCGCGAAGCCGGTCTCCGTGGCGGAGCTGCGCGCCATGTTCGACGAGCTCGCGCGGACGGTCGCGGCCGGTGCGCCGAAGCCGGCGACGGCCCAGGCCGGTCTGCCGGCGCCGCCCCGGGTTACGGCCGACGAGTTGCGCCAGGCGATCCGGAGCGGCGAGCTCTTCGTCGTCTTTCAGCCGATCCTCGACCTCGCGACACTTTCGCCGCTGGGCGCCGAAGCCCTCGTGCGTTGGCGCCACCCGGTCCACGGCATCGTGCCGCCGGTGCACTTCGTGCCGCTCGCCGAGAGCTCCGGCCTCGCGGTCGAGATGACCGAGCGGATCTTCGCTCTCGCGCTCGAGTTCGCCGGCCGGCCCGAGTATGTCTGGGAGGGGAGGCCCCTGGCGATCTCGGTCAACGTGGCGGCGGCAGCGCTGATCGAGTTCGACCTCGCGGCTCGGCTCGCCGCGCTGATGCCCGCGCACGGAGTCTCCCCCCATCGCCTCGTCGTCGAGGTGACCGAAACGGTGATGAGCGCCGACCGCACGCGGGTGCTCGAGGTTCTCAGCCGATTGCGCCTGCGCGGAGTCGAGCTGTCGATCGACGACTTCGGCACCGGCACCTCTTCCCTCGAGCGGCTCGATCAGTTTCCGTTCACCGAGCTGAAGATCGAGCGCGCCTTCATCGCCGATCTGCTGCGGCGGCCCGAAGCGGAAGCGATCGCGCGTTCGACGATCGAGCTGGCGCGCCGGCTCGATCTGCGGGTCGTAGGCGAGGGGATCGAGGACCTGCCGACGCTCGAGTGGCTGCGCGCCGCCGGCTGTCAGACGGGCCAGGGGTTTCTGTTTTCCCGCGGTCTCGAAGCCCACGACTTCCTGGGCTGGATCGGCGGCTGGACCGAGCGGCGCACGGCGCTCCTCCACCCTTCGTCGCCCTGAACCCCAATCGCCCGCCGCCGATCGCCGGCTGCCGCCGCTCGATCTTCGCTCTCGCCTGCGTTCTCCTGCCCCCATGCAATCTCCGCCCTCGGGCGAGCGGAGGAGTAGACTGCCTTCAGCCCGCGACCTCGGTGCTGTGTGCGACAGGGGCGATTCGCCCTTTCCTCCGGGTCTCGTGAGGAGGTCGTTCCCCGCCGCGTAGGGGAAATGCGCGGTGCGAGAGGCGCTCGATGGCCGTGCGGCAGGATAGCTTCGAGCTCGGAACGGCCCGCGTCTGCGGAGCCATCGCGGCGGGCTTCGGGTGCCTCGCGCTTTTTGGCTGGGCCTTGGAGCTGCCGTTCCTGGCGACGTTCGGAGAGGGCAGGATCCCGATGGCGCCGAGCACGGCGGTGCTCTTCGTCCTCTACGGGGCAGCCGTGCTCCTCTCGGCACGGCGACCGCTCGGCCGCGGCGCGCGCGGCCTCGGCGGAGGCCTGGTTGCCGCCGGGGCGCTGGTCGCGGCGGGGCTCCTGGTCCTGTCGTTTCTCGGCATCCTTCCGGCCGCCGAGCTCCTCGGCTTTGCCGAGCGCGGCGCGCTCGGCAAAGCCCCCATCGGCCACATGTCGCCGGTGGTGGCGAGCTGCTTTCTCCTGGCGAGCCTGTCGTATCTCGGCTCTCTGGCGTCTGCCGCGTCGCCGCGGCCGGGCGGACCCGGCGCCTGGACCGGCCGAGCGGCCCGCTGGACCGCCGGTCTCGTGCTCGCCACGAGCCTCCTGCTCGTCCTCGCCTATCTCTTCGGCAGCCCCCTTCTGTATGGCGGATCCTTCATCCCGCCCGCGGCGACGACCAGCCTCGCCCTCACGGCTCTCGGTATGGCGCTGGTGGCGCTCGCCGGTCGGGCCGTCCGTCCCCCGGCGTCGACGACGGCAGTGCCGCGCCAGGGTGTGCCGCGGGCGCTCGTGGTCATCGTCGTCGTGCTCGCCGCGGGCATCATCGCCCTGGGCGGCCGGTTCTTCCGGGCGGAGGCCGAGCGCGATCGCGCGGTGGTGGAGCAGCAGCTCGCGGTCGCCGTCGAGCTCAAGGCGAGCGAGCTCGCGCAGTGGCGGGCGGAGCGCCTGGGAGACGCCTCCATTCTGCTCGGCAATCCTGTTTTTTTCGCGCAGTTTCGTAGCCTGCTCGACGACGCGCAGGCTGGGGGGGCGACAGAACCGCTGCGGACCTGGCTGACGAAGGTGCAGTCCAGCTACTTCTACGATCAGGTCTCCCTGCTCGACTCCCAGGGCCGCGAGCGGCTGGTCGTTCCGGCGGGGCGACACGCCGTCGCCGCCGTCATCGCCCGGCGGGCGCCCGAGATTCTGCGGACGACGGGAGTGACTTTCGAGGACTTCTACCGCGACGAGCGCGATGGGCGGATCTACCTCAGCCTGCTCGTCCCGATCCGCGACGTGCAGGGCCTGGCTCTGGGCATCGTCGTGCTCACGATCGATCCCGAGCAGTACCTCTTTCCGCTCCTCCAGCGTTGGCCGACGCCTTCCCGGTCGGCCGCGACACTGCTCATCCGTCAGGGCGGCATCGAAGGGCTCTTTCCCGACGAGCTCGCGGCCGGCGCGACCCCGGCGTCGAGGCAGCGCCTTCCGCTGGCGAACCCGGACGCCATCGACGTCGAGGCCGTCCTGGGTGAGGAGGGAATCGTCGAAGGGCGGGACGACCGCGGTGTTCAGGTGCTCGCTGCAGTTCGGCCGATCCCCGACTCGCCGTGGACGCTGGTGGCGCGCATCGACGCCGAGGAGGCCAACGAGCCGCTTCGCGAGCAGCTACGGGAGATGATCGTGCTGGTCCTGGCCCTGCTGGCGGCCGCGGTGGCGGGGTTGGGAGTCGTCTGGCGGGAGATCCGCGTGCGCGAGCTGCGCGGGCGCTTCGAGGCGGACCGCGAGAGCGCCTGGCTGCATGACGTGGTCGCGCGGAGCCTGAACGAGGTCTATGTCTTCGACCCCGAGACGCTGAAGTTCCGTTTCGTCAATCGCGGCGCCTGCGAGAACCTCGGTTACACTCCAGAGGAGCTCGCCGGCCTCACGCCGGTCGATCTCGAGCCGGAGTTCACGATCGGGACCTTCCGCGCCCTGCTCGCGCCATTGCGCGCGCCCGAGCGGCCCAAAATCACGTTCGAAGGCACGCACCGGCGAAAGGACGGCTCCGATTATCCCGTCGAAGTCCACTTGCAGCTCGTCGATTCGGGCGCGACAGGGGCCTTCCTCGCGGTGATCGACGACATCACCGTGCGCCGGCGCGCCGAACGCCACATCCAACAGTTGAACCGCGTCTACGCCTTGCTGAGCGAGGTCAACCAGGCGATCGTACGCGTGCGCGCGCCCCAGGAGCTGTTCGCCGAGGCCTGCCGCATAGCGGTCGAGACGGGCGGCTTCCGGATGGCCTGGATCGGTCTGGTGGACGCGACCGCGAAGCGCCTTCGCCCCGTGGCGCACGCCGGGGTGACGGACGGCTATCTCGAGAGATTGCAGATCCCCCTCGGCAGCGGCGACGATCCACGCGCGCTGGGACCGACGGCGAGCGCCCTGCGCGAGGGAGTGCACTCGGTCTGCAACGATATCGAGCATGACCCGCTCATGGCCCCCTGGCGGGATGATGCTCTGAAGCTCGGCTACCGTGCTTCGGCGGCGTTTCCGCTGATCGTTTCTGGCAAACCTCTCGGAGCCTTCAGTCTCTACGCCGGCGAGCCGGGCTTTTTCGACGCGAAGGAGTTGCAACTGCTCGACGAGCTGGCGACGGACCTCGCGTTCGCGATGGAGATGCGCCAGCTCGAGGAGACGCGACACCGACTGGCTACGGCGATCGAGCAGTCACCGGTGGCGGTGACCATCACGGACGCCGAGGGCCGGATCGAATACGTGAACCCCGCCTTCACGGAGATCACCGGCTATACATCCGAGGAGGCGCTGGGCGGCAATCCCCGGATGCTCAAGTCGGGGCGCCAGGAGCCGGCCCTGTACCAGGAGCTCTGGGCCACGATTCGCGCCGGCCGGAGCTGGCGCGGCGAGCTCGTGAACCGGCGCAAGGACGGCAACCTCTACACCCAGGAGCTGACCATCGCCCCCGTCCGTGGCGCCGCGGAGAGGGTGACCCACTTCATCGCCATCAGCCAGGACGTCAGCCGGCGAAAGCAAGTGGAGCAAGAGCTTCAGAGCGCCGAGGCGCGCTATCGCGGCCTGTTCGAACAGTCGCCGGACGGCGTCTTGCTGATCGACACCGAAACACTCCAGACCCTCGAGGCGAATGAAGCCGCACATTCGCAGCTCGGCTACTCTCTCGAGGAGTTTGCCGCCCTGGAAATCTCCGACTACGAGGCCCAGGAGACACCGGAGGAAACCCGCCGGCACATCGAGAAGGTGCTGGCCGAAGGTTCCGACGATTTCGAGACTCTGCACCGGACCAAGGACGGCGAGATCAGAAACGTCCACGTCTGGACGAGGAGAGTGCAACTCGGCGAGCGCAATGCGCTCCACAGCATTTTCGAGGACGTCACCGAGCGC contains the following coding sequences:
- a CDS encoding PAS domain S-box protein, with translation MAVRQDSFELGTARVCGAIAAGFGCLALFGWALELPFLATFGEGRIPMAPSTAVLFVLYGAAVLLSARRPLGRGARGLGGGLVAAGALVAAGLLVLSFLGILPAAELLGFAERGALGKAPIGHMSPVVASCFLLASLSYLGSLASAASPRPGGPGAWTGRAARWTAGLVLATSLLLVLAYLFGSPLLYGGSFIPPAATTSLALTALGMALVALAGRAVRPPASTTAVPRQGVPRALVVIVVVLAAGIIALGGRFFRAEAERDRAVVEQQLAVAVELKASELAQWRAERLGDASILLGNPVFFAQFRSLLDDAQAGGATEPLRTWLTKVQSSYFYDQVSLLDSQGRERLVVPAGRHAVAAVIARRAPEILRTTGVTFEDFYRDERDGRIYLSLLVPIRDVQGLALGIVVLTIDPEQYLFPLLQRWPTPSRSAATLLIRQGGIEGLFPDELAAGATPASRQRLPLANPDAIDVEAVLGEEGIVEGRDDRGVQVLAAVRPIPDSPWTLVARIDAEEANEPLREQLREMIVLVLALLAAAVAGLGVVWREIRVRELRGRFEADRESAWLHDVVARSLNEVYVFDPETLKFRFVNRGACENLGYTPEELAGLTPVDLEPEFTIGTFRALLAPLRAPERPKITFEGTHRRKDGSDYPVEVHLQLVDSGATGAFLAVIDDITVRRRAERHIQQLNRVYALLSEVNQAIVRVRAPQELFAEACRIAVETGGFRMAWIGLVDATAKRLRPVAHAGVTDGYLERLQIPLGSGDDPRALGPTASALREGVHSVCNDIEHDPLMAPWRDDALKLGYRASAAFPLIVSGKPLGAFSLYAGEPGFFDAKELQLLDELATDLAFAMEMRQLEETRHRLATAIEQSPVAVTITDAEGRIEYVNPAFTEITGYTSEEALGGNPRMLKSGRQEPALYQELWATIRAGRSWRGELVNRRKDGNLYTQELTIAPVRGAAERVTHFIAISQDVSRRKQVEQELQSAEARYRGLFEQSPDGVLLIDTETLQTLEANEAAHSQLGYSLEEFAALEISDYEAQETPEETRRHIEKVLAEGSDDFETLHRTKDGEIRNVHVWTRRVQLGERNALHSIFEDVTERKRDEAALRLSEKRYRALFDRSLAGVYRTTLDGRILECNEAFARIFGFASRAEALLGTASTLYPTPADRADFLSRLRSTGVMVNREFEGRRQDGGTVWLLENAHLFDGGDSLTSEVIEGTLLDITERKNLEMELRQSQKIEAIGRLAGGVAHDFNNITGVILGYGELVRSEVEPGTPVAEYVTEMVQAAERAATLTRQLQAFSRKQILQPRRLDLNELVANAHRMLDRVIGEDIALVVRPAPTLGTVLADPGQIDQILLNLAINARDAMPEGGTLTIETADIELAEETPAPDRPAMVPGRYVRLAVSDTGVGMDAETQRRIFEPFFTTKPPGQGTGLGLATVYGIVKQSGGYIWVDSEPGLGTTFQIYLPRIDEPPHGNRPGVPPAMPPAMSPALSHGGHETVLLVEDNPALRDVTRRQLEAAGYTVLLAGDGEEALALAGTHAAPIDLLLTDVVMPKLGGGELAGRLVALRPGLPVLFMSGYTDGAIAQHGMLADGIALLEKPFSGKGLVQAVRKALDRTTASGTSS
- a CDS encoding EAL domain-containing response regulator gives rise to the protein MNPAGPSVLIVDDDAQLGRLVATVAEKCGFAARVALSAREAWLALDPEPTLVLLDLNMPDADGLEVLRELASRRCAAQIRVFSGTDPRILRSAAQLGRDFGLSMGEPLAKPVSVAELRAMFDELARTVAAGAPKPATAQAGLPAPPRVTADELRQAIRSGELFVVFQPILDLATLSPLGAEALVRWRHPVHGIVPPVHFVPLAESSGLAVEMTERIFALALEFAGRPEYVWEGRPLAISVNVAAAALIEFDLAARLAALMPAHGVSPHRLVVEVTETVMSADRTRVLEVLSRLRLRGVELSIDDFGTGTSSLERLDQFPFTELKIERAFIADLLRRPEAEAIARSTIELARRLDLRVVGEGIEDLPTLEWLRAAGCQTGQGFLFSRGLEAHDFLGWIGGWTERRTALLHPSSP